The following coding sequences lie in one Alicyclobacillus curvatus genomic window:
- the glmS gene encoding glutamine--fructose-6-phosphate transaminase (isomerizing): MCGIVGYVGPRHAEDVVIGGLRKLEYRGYDSAGIATLHNDRITVVKSVGRLANLEDKLVTEPVQGEIGIGHTRWATHGRPSDENAHPHQDCAKKFAVVHNGIVENYVQLREHLVAKGHRFQSETDTEVIVHLIEDLYQGDLAATVLAVSQRIRGAYGLVVMAQDEPDMLIAVRKSSPLIVGLGQGENFIASDIPAILEYTREVYVLEDGEMAVVRRTGVTCYSLQGVSSVEELAPIDKEVLHVTWDAVSAERGGYPHFMLKEIHEQPRAIRDTLRGRLSEDLLTVNLSEIKLTPEDIRSIDRIHIVACGTAWHAGLVGKAAIERMAGIPVEVDVASEYRYRHPLVTPNTLVIVISQSGETADTLAALRDSKQKGLHVLAITNVVGSSAAREADDVLLTWAGPEIAVASTKAYTTQLVALYLFAVYLGQVRNTLQQDETAELLQDLAQLPAVMEQVLDVAPRIEQFAVEYQHQADTFFIGRGLDYAVSLEGALKLKEISYIHAEAYPAGELKHGTLALITEGVPVIALATQLDLYEKTLSNIKEVKARDAFVLGVTFAGDEELQKSVDEVIYLPRLSQLVAPIVSVVPLQLLAYYSAVARGNDVDKPRNLAKSVTVE, encoded by the coding sequence ATGTGCGGTATTGTCGGCTATGTTGGTCCACGCCACGCTGAGGATGTGGTGATTGGTGGTCTGCGCAAATTGGAATATCGCGGTTATGATTCAGCGGGGATTGCAACACTCCACAACGACAGAATTACAGTGGTCAAGTCTGTTGGGCGTCTCGCGAACCTGGAGGATAAGTTAGTCACGGAACCTGTTCAGGGCGAAATTGGCATTGGTCACACGAGGTGGGCTACGCACGGACGCCCGTCCGACGAGAATGCGCATCCTCATCAGGACTGTGCCAAGAAGTTTGCGGTTGTACACAATGGCATTGTCGAGAACTATGTCCAGCTTCGAGAACATCTCGTTGCCAAAGGTCACCGCTTTCAGTCCGAGACGGACACCGAAGTCATTGTGCACCTGATTGAGGACCTCTATCAGGGCGACTTGGCTGCCACAGTTTTGGCTGTGTCACAGCGCATCCGCGGCGCCTATGGGCTCGTGGTAATGGCTCAGGATGAGCCGGATATGCTGATTGCGGTTCGCAAATCCAGTCCTTTAATCGTGGGATTGGGCCAAGGTGAGAATTTTATCGCTTCCGATATTCCTGCAATCCTCGAGTACACACGTGAGGTTTACGTTCTCGAGGACGGAGAAATGGCTGTCGTTCGCCGCACGGGCGTAACCTGTTATTCCCTCCAAGGTGTTTCTTCGGTAGAAGAATTGGCGCCGATTGACAAGGAAGTCCTGCACGTAACGTGGGACGCTGTGTCTGCAGAACGCGGCGGCTATCCACATTTCATGCTCAAGGAGATTCACGAACAGCCGCGCGCCATTCGTGATACGCTGCGGGGACGGCTTTCAGAGGACCTTTTAACGGTCAACCTGAGCGAGATTAAGCTGACCCCTGAAGACATCCGCTCTATTGATCGCATTCACATTGTCGCTTGCGGCACCGCCTGGCATGCGGGACTCGTGGGGAAGGCTGCGATTGAAAGAATGGCCGGCATCCCGGTCGAAGTGGACGTCGCTTCGGAATATCGATATCGCCATCCGCTGGTCACACCAAACACACTCGTCATCGTCATCTCGCAGTCTGGCGAAACGGCCGACACCTTGGCTGCGCTTCGCGACAGCAAGCAAAAGGGACTGCATGTCCTTGCCATCACCAACGTCGTTGGCAGTTCCGCCGCACGCGAAGCCGATGATGTCTTGCTCACATGGGCCGGTCCGGAGATTGCAGTCGCCTCGACGAAGGCCTACACGACGCAACTCGTCGCGCTTTACCTGTTCGCCGTGTATCTGGGGCAAGTCAGAAATACATTGCAGCAAGATGAGACAGCGGAGCTGTTGCAGGACCTCGCTCAGTTGCCGGCGGTCATGGAGCAGGTTCTCGATGTGGCGCCGCGAATTGAGCAGTTTGCCGTTGAATATCAGCATCAGGCGGACACATTTTTCATTGGCCGCGGCCTAGACTACGCGGTGTCACTGGAAGGTGCCCTGAAGCTCAAGGAAATTTCGTACATCCACGCGGAGGCGTACCCAGCCGGAGAGCTGAAGCACGGAACATTGGCTCTGATTACGGAAGGTGTGCCTGTTATCGCACTCGCCACACAACTGGATTTGTATGAGAAGACGCTCAGCAACATCAAGGAAGTGAAGGCGCGCGACGCGTTTGTTCTTGGCGTGACGTTTGCTGGAGACGAGGAGTTGCAAAAGTCGGTTGATGAGGTCATCTACCTACCTAGACTCTCACAACTGGTTGCACCGATTGTTTCTGTCGTTCCGCTTCAGCTGCTCGCGTATTATTCAGCCGTCGCGCGAGGAAACGACGTCGACAAACCAAGAAATCTCGCCAAGAGCGTCACAGTGGAATGA
- a CDS encoding exosporium leader peptide — MANNCGQSGTGFCSTAEGFQTTANGDSSHAEGQFTTTNGLASHSEGSSTQTNALAAHSEGGGTRANGIASHAEGQYGQAIGEASHSEGYNSFSMGFASHSEGGGTDPQGNSAATSAWGLSAHAEGVNTNASGFGSHTEGGTADVTLAPGPQAYGNFSHAEGISTKAGAIIGNATTGSGAHAEGNNTQAQSDQSHAEGMNTIASGVSSHVEGEGNTASGVASHAEGGATDQAQNSAPTTASGSSSHAEGVGTTAGGFAAHAEGGTSNVTLATGPQALGDFSHAEGGADGANSVAAPVANAPFSHVEGSGTSTVATATYAHAEGQQTQANGPSSHAEGLLTTTTANGDSAHAEGFSSTADSVAAHAEGYITTSSGFGSHSEGQFTQATTATAHAEGAHTIADSLYSHAEGSGTSANGHDGAHIMGQYGNADSNYSWHLGNGTPSVAGLAARIDGTLAQGIATHGWVTGAADYAEMFETVDGNPIDVGYFVTIRGKKICKANSQDVYILGVTSATPGVLGAAAELEWKDKWQKDKWGRWLFHKVTVPPVMDKQGREIIPGHTDTQKIVNPEYDAAKQYVPRSKRPEWVPVGLLGQLLVRDDGTCEVGGYCKANDDGVATSSNTGYLVLDRADSNQVLVLVSSTLQISLVDQLEQLLKLKEQGVLTADEFEIAKQRTLRS, encoded by the coding sequence ATGGCGAATAACTGCGGCCAGAGTGGGACCGGCTTTTGCTCTACAGCAGAAGGCTTTCAGACTACAGCCAATGGAGATTCTTCCCATGCAGAAGGCCAATTTACCACTACAAATGGACTCGCTTCGCATAGCGAAGGAAGTAGCACCCAAACGAATGCCCTGGCGGCACATTCGGAAGGTGGTGGCACTCGAGCGAATGGCATAGCATCCCACGCGGAGGGCCAGTATGGACAAGCGATTGGAGAGGCATCTCACTCCGAAGGCTATAATTCGTTCTCTATGGGATTCGCTTCTCACAGCGAAGGCGGCGGGACGGATCCACAGGGGAATTCCGCAGCGACATCCGCCTGGGGGCTCAGCGCTCATGCAGAAGGAGTTAACACCAACGCAAGCGGGTTCGGGTCACATACCGAAGGTGGAACGGCGGATGTCACATTAGCTCCCGGTCCACAGGCATACGGAAACTTTTCGCATGCCGAGGGCATCAGTACCAAGGCGGGAGCCATTATCGGGAACGCGACAACCGGATCGGGTGCTCATGCGGAGGGAAATAACACCCAAGCACAAAGTGATCAATCCCATGCAGAAGGTATGAATACCATTGCAAGCGGGGTCTCTTCTCACGTTGAAGGAGAGGGAAATACAGCTAGTGGAGTGGCCAGTCACGCTGAGGGAGGCGCAACGGATCAGGCGCAAAATTCCGCACCAACCACAGCCAGCGGTTCGAGTTCTCATGCAGAGGGAGTCGGAACAACGGCCGGGGGATTTGCTGCTCACGCTGAAGGTGGCACAAGCAATGTCACTCTTGCTACTGGTCCACAGGCACTAGGTGACTTCTCTCATGCGGAAGGAGGAGCTGACGGTGCCAATTCCGTAGCTGCTCCAGTAGCGAATGCCCCCTTCTCACATGTAGAGGGCTCAGGTACGAGTACTGTGGCAACGGCAACGTACGCCCATGCGGAAGGACAACAGACCCAAGCAAACGGACCATCTTCTCATGCGGAAGGTTTATTGACAACAACAACGGCTAATGGAGATTCTGCCCATGCAGAAGGTTTTTCTTCGACAGCTGATTCTGTAGCTGCCCACGCAGAAGGCTATATTACCACCTCAAGTGGATTTGGCTCCCATTCCGAAGGACAGTTCACTCAAGCCACTACAGCAACCGCCCACGCGGAAGGTGCACACACCATTGCAGATTCATTGTATTCACATGCCGAGGGTTCTGGAACTAGTGCGAATGGGCACGACGGTGCTCATATTATGGGGCAATATGGGAATGCCGACTCCAATTACTCCTGGCATCTTGGTAATGGAACACCTTCAGTAGCGGGTCTTGCCGCAAGAATCGATGGAACGCTTGCCCAGGGGATTGCCACGCATGGTTGGGTGACGGGGGCTGCGGATTACGCGGAGATGTTTGAAACAGTCGATGGAAATCCTATCGATGTTGGGTATTTCGTCACGATTCGAGGTAAGAAAATTTGCAAAGCAAACTCGCAGGACGTTTACATTTTAGGTGTTACGAGTGCGACACCCGGTGTTTTAGGCGCCGCCGCCGAACTGGAATGGAAGGACAAATGGCAGAAAGACAAATGGGGGCGCTGGTTATTTCACAAAGTCACTGTACCCCCGGTAATGGATAAACAAGGGAGAGAGATTATACCCGGGCATACCGACACGCAGAAAATCGTCAATCCTGAGTATGACGCTGCCAAACAGTATGTTCCTCGTTCAAAGCGCCCTGAATGGGTTCCTGTCGGTTTATTGGGGCAGTTACTCGTTCGTGATGATGGGACGTGTGAAGTAGGCGGGTATTGTAAGGCCAATGACGATGGGGTCGCTACAAGTTCTAACACAGGGTATCTAGTTTTAGATAGAGCGGATTCTAATCAAGTGTTGGTTTTGGTGAGCTCAACCTTACAAATAAGTCTAGTTGACCAATTAGAGCAGCTGCTGAAATTAAAAGAACAAGGCGTTCTAACCGCAGATGAGTTTGAAATTGCAAAACAACGGACTTTACGTTCCTAG